A window of Pirellula sp. SH-Sr6A contains these coding sequences:
- a CDS encoding dienelactone hydrolase family protein, giving the protein MHRTLSILALSVIAFHSGFASAAPPNPLPNTSALSMDGDIADQMITGIHTFLDRQLAEQRANRLRSWPKPSSPTSTPLELQSEYLAATKPLRESLAYRIGIREPRSAEPQLRVEGPWPVPPNDRTDSGFRFSSVCWNVFEDVIVHGICITPPSPKAPSSQAIVIAIPDAEQSPEQLCGHGPDSSAYALDLARAGVHVFVPEVIQRIAEPRQKRSVLTDQEFLYRSSFVLGRHPLGYQVQTIQSLIDGVRQKFPEARIGLTGWGEGGWIALHAAALDDRVQSVVVSGHFQSREGIWQEPIHRNVQGLLRQHGDAELAALVAPRHLLVDAIPGPTVVVSGQGAAPGSLKGPVTEKVKEEWIRAEALVDAWGLKDSLERIEPSHPPRPTSNRVGQPSQDALNRFLELLNMQPHALVEAPPLQQPFHTAEERRKRTLATWDRHQQRVLELVHLERAEYWKNLRTKSLAEFESTVRPYREDFRNEVIGAWEISKLTPRPRSRYVKSIDGIAEYEVVLDLFENVFAYGKLLIPTEPLEAWTAADSGTITKTKRPCVVFQHGLEGRPDDTITGDHPAYHDVSMQLARQGYIVFAPQNLYLFEDRFRELQRKSNPLGKTLFSTMVSQHEVIVDWLKTIPILDSERIAFYGLSYGGKSAMRIPALIPGYCLSICSADFNDWVWKNTSTNSPYSYVWTKEYEIFEFDLGPKFNYAEMATLIAPRPFMVERGHFDGVAPDDRVGAEFAKVNHIYSALLKHPDRARIEWFPGPHTIHGKGTFEFLRQHLKP; this is encoded by the coding sequence ATGCATCGCACTCTGTCCATACTCGCCCTCTCCGTTATCGCGTTTCACTCTGGATTCGCTTCGGCGGCCCCGCCGAATCCGCTCCCCAATACATCCGCCCTTTCCATGGACGGAGATATCGCCGATCAGATGATCACAGGGATTCACACCTTCCTCGATCGGCAGCTCGCGGAACAGCGAGCGAATCGATTGCGGTCATGGCCCAAACCGAGTTCGCCAACTTCTACTCCACTTGAGTTGCAGTCGGAGTATCTCGCCGCGACCAAGCCGCTGCGTGAGTCGCTCGCCTATCGGATTGGAATTCGGGAACCGCGTTCCGCCGAGCCCCAGTTAAGAGTTGAAGGTCCGTGGCCTGTGCCACCGAACGATCGCACTGACTCTGGTTTTCGTTTCTCGTCTGTTTGTTGGAACGTCTTCGAAGATGTCATTGTCCATGGGATTTGCATCACCCCCCCTTCCCCAAAAGCCCCCTCCTCGCAGGCGATCGTGATCGCCATCCCCGATGCGGAGCAATCCCCGGAACAGCTTTGTGGGCACGGGCCTGATTCGAGTGCGTACGCACTCGATTTGGCGCGAGCAGGCGTTCACGTTTTTGTGCCCGAAGTTATCCAACGAATCGCTGAGCCTCGGCAAAAGCGATCTGTCTTAACGGATCAAGAGTTTCTCTATCGATCCTCCTTCGTACTGGGGCGTCATCCGCTCGGTTACCAAGTCCAGACCATACAGTCCCTTATCGATGGTGTTCGACAAAAGTTCCCGGAAGCCCGTATCGGCTTGACCGGCTGGGGAGAAGGCGGTTGGATTGCGCTGCATGCGGCGGCATTGGATGATCGAGTCCAATCGGTAGTCGTTTCAGGCCACTTTCAGTCGCGAGAAGGAATCTGGCAGGAGCCGATTCATCGCAACGTGCAGGGGCTATTGCGCCAGCATGGGGACGCAGAGCTAGCTGCTCTCGTTGCTCCTCGTCACCTCCTCGTCGACGCAATCCCTGGCCCGACTGTCGTGGTTTCAGGTCAAGGTGCGGCACCTGGTTCATTGAAAGGGCCAGTCACCGAGAAGGTCAAAGAAGAATGGATACGTGCAGAAGCTTTGGTTGACGCTTGGGGATTAAAGGACTCGCTTGAGAGAATCGAACCCTCGCATCCACCGAGGCCAACATCGAATCGAGTTGGTCAGCCATCCCAAGATGCTCTCAATCGATTCCTGGAACTTCTCAACATGCAACCCCACGCTCTCGTTGAAGCGCCCCCTCTCCAGCAGCCTTTTCATACCGCGGAAGAGAGACGAAAGCGAACTCTCGCGACATGGGATCGCCATCAACAACGTGTCCTAGAACTTGTCCACTTAGAGCGAGCCGAGTACTGGAAGAATCTTCGGACCAAGTCTCTTGCAGAGTTCGAATCCACTGTCAGACCCTATCGCGAGGACTTTCGGAACGAGGTCATCGGAGCATGGGAGATTTCCAAACTAACTCCCCGCCCTCGAAGCCGATACGTGAAGAGCATCGATGGTATTGCCGAGTATGAAGTGGTTCTCGACCTCTTCGAAAACGTTTTTGCTTACGGCAAGTTGCTCATTCCCACCGAACCGCTGGAGGCATGGACCGCTGCCGACTCGGGAACCATCACGAAGACAAAGCGTCCATGCGTCGTGTTTCAGCACGGGCTGGAGGGTCGTCCCGATGACACGATCACAGGGGATCATCCCGCCTATCACGATGTATCGATGCAGCTCGCACGCCAGGGTTACATTGTTTTTGCACCCCAAAACCTATATCTATTTGAAGACCGGTTCCGCGAGTTGCAGCGCAAGAGCAATCCGTTGGGGAAGACGCTTTTTTCGACGATGGTTTCTCAACACGAGGTAATCGTGGACTGGTTAAAAACGATTCCGATTCTCGATTCCGAACGAATCGCGTTTTATGGACTTTCGTATGGCGGCAAGAGTGCGATGCGTATCCCCGCGCTTATCCCTGGTTATTGCCTTTCGATTTGCTCTGCGGATTTCAACGATTGGGTATGGAAAAACACTTCGACGAACAGCCCCTACAGCTACGTGTGGACCAAAGAGTACGAGATCTTCGAATTTGATCTTGGACCCAAGTTCAATTACGCCGAGATGGCAACGCTCATCGCACCGCGCCCGTTTATGGTGGAGCGAGGGCATTTTGATGGCGTCGCACCCGATGATCGCGTCGGTGCCGAGTTTGCGAAGGTCAATCACATTTACTCAGCCTTGCTGAAGCACCCGGACCGAGCTCGAATCGAATGGTTCCCAGGTCCCCATACGATCCACGGAAAAGGAACATTCGAGTTCCTTCGGCAACACTTGAAGCCTTGA
- a CDS encoding rhomboid family intramembrane serine protease codes for MSDAMLNQDALTESEPSSSSDSILSSWVTGVSCLICVGVFLGLGAAEDANTWDRLSQFGYLPAHAIWDGQYWALITSAFVHIEIWHLALNVYWLWVLGSRLERSIGSLLFLLFFAISAFVSSSFELALSDSTGIGASGVVYAFFGFMWVARGKYTLFEEVLPANTIWLFVGWLFVCLSLSLADIWEVGNASHFSGIFFGASIAAACTLRPYRVLAVITAGTLLAASLMFCVWCPWSVTWLSNRAYKAHVAGRYLDAIEAYSQLIQREPEYAWAFQNRSYAYQAVGDNDQAERDMETAIQLDPSLKPME; via the coding sequence ATGAGCGATGCAATGCTTAACCAGGACGCGCTGACTGAATCGGAACCGAGTTCGAGCTCCGATTCTATTCTGTCGTCTTGGGTGACCGGCGTCAGTTGCTTGATTTGTGTTGGGGTCTTTCTTGGACTTGGGGCTGCGGAAGACGCGAACACGTGGGACCGTCTTTCCCAATTTGGCTACCTGCCCGCGCACGCGATTTGGGACGGTCAGTATTGGGCACTGATAACGTCCGCCTTTGTGCACATTGAGATCTGGCATCTGGCTCTCAACGTTTACTGGCTTTGGGTCCTCGGCAGTCGGCTGGAACGATCGATTGGATCGCTGCTTTTTCTTTTGTTTTTCGCGATATCCGCTTTCGTGAGCTCGTCATTCGAATTGGCGCTGTCGGATTCGACCGGTATTGGTGCTTCGGGGGTCGTCTACGCGTTTTTCGGGTTTATGTGGGTGGCGCGAGGGAAGTACACGCTGTTCGAGGAAGTACTTCCCGCCAATACCATATGGTTGTTTGTCGGATGGCTTTTTGTTTGCCTTTCTTTGAGCCTGGCAGATATTTGGGAGGTTGGCAATGCTTCCCATTTCTCTGGCATCTTTTTCGGTGCGAGCATCGCTGCGGCATGCACGCTCCGACCTTATCGCGTTTTGGCGGTCATAACGGCAGGAACTCTCTTGGCAGCGTCGCTAATGTTCTGCGTTTGGTGTCCATGGTCTGTTACATGGCTCAGTAACCGAGCTTACAAAGCTCATGTTGCGGGTCGGTATCTAGATGCGATTGAGGCTTACTCACAGCTCATTCAACGAGAACCCGAGTACGCGTGGGCATTCCAAAATCGCAGCTATGCCTATCAAGCGGTGGGGGATAACGATCAAGCGGAAAGAGACATGGAAACGGCGATTCAATTGGATCCATCCCTCAAGCCGATGGAATAG
- a CDS encoding AMP-binding protein, translated as MSKPAISVTPHDQPWDWNLFKLFIRRCREKGAKKKISDSTGISLSGNDLLLRTLVLKRVLEREALARDEKFVGVLFPPTVPGAVVNLALGLGRRVAVNLNYTVSEATINNCIEQAGIKTVLTSTKVIEKFGIKPNAKLIYLEDIREKANMGDKLSALLYARALPSFMLYRKLKLDECKPDDLLTVIFTSGSTGNPKGVPLTLLNVASNVQGFDKYIRVLESDDFLGILPFFHSFGFTVTLWGALTLPSSASYHFNPLEPRQIGKLVQSNRSTVLLGTPTFLRSYIRRVEPEQFKSLEVVVVGAEKMPADLFGAFEKVFGIRPTEGYGATETSPVACVNLPRGRAQTNDRDGGLREGSVGRPIPGVSARVVSLDDGHPLQTMETGMIQIKGPNIMSGYLHQPELTEKVLHDGWYTTGDVGYIDEDGFVFITGRQSRFSKIGGEMVPHIQVEEAILQIVGDNEGVLNVGVAGVPDEKKGERLVVLHTEISKTPAEICKELSSMGLPNLFIPSPDSFIRVDAIPILGTGKLDLRGLQQLARDKADS; from the coding sequence ATGTCCAAGCCGGCAATCTCGGTCACACCACACGATCAACCTTGGGACTGGAATCTTTTCAAACTGTTCATTCGTCGCTGTCGCGAGAAAGGAGCCAAGAAGAAGATTTCCGATTCCACGGGGATCTCCTTGTCTGGAAATGATTTGCTCCTACGGACATTGGTCCTCAAACGGGTATTGGAACGGGAGGCGCTGGCGCGCGACGAGAAGTTTGTCGGAGTTCTTTTTCCTCCGACTGTCCCAGGAGCGGTCGTGAACCTTGCCCTGGGATTGGGACGCCGAGTAGCCGTCAATTTGAACTACACCGTTTCCGAAGCGACGATCAATAACTGCATCGAGCAAGCTGGGATTAAAACGGTTCTCACCAGTACCAAAGTCATTGAGAAATTCGGGATCAAACCAAACGCGAAACTGATTTACCTCGAAGACATTCGAGAGAAAGCGAACATGGGGGACAAGCTTTCGGCACTCCTCTATGCACGCGCGTTACCCTCGTTCATGCTGTATCGCAAACTCAAGCTCGATGAATGCAAACCGGATGATTTGCTAACCGTCATTTTTACTTCAGGTTCGACGGGAAACCCGAAAGGCGTTCCCTTGACTTTGCTGAATGTTGCTTCGAATGTCCAAGGCTTCGACAAGTACATTCGCGTACTGGAAAGCGATGATTTTCTAGGCATTCTCCCCTTCTTTCATTCGTTCGGTTTCACCGTAACCCTCTGGGGGGCGTTGACGCTCCCGTCGTCCGCTTCTTACCACTTCAACCCATTGGAACCTAGGCAGATTGGAAAACTCGTCCAATCCAATCGCTCGACTGTATTGCTCGGAACGCCGACCTTCTTACGCAGTTACATTCGACGCGTCGAACCGGAGCAGTTCAAGTCGTTGGAAGTTGTCGTCGTGGGGGCTGAGAAGATGCCGGCCGATTTGTTCGGAGCGTTCGAGAAGGTGTTTGGGATTCGGCCTACCGAAGGCTACGGTGCAACCGAAACGAGCCCCGTGGCTTGCGTCAATCTGCCTCGCGGACGAGCGCAGACCAACGACCGCGATGGTGGACTCCGCGAGGGCTCGGTGGGACGCCCGATCCCTGGAGTATCTGCTCGCGTTGTCTCGCTCGATGATGGACACCCCCTGCAAACCATGGAAACAGGAATGATCCAGATCAAGGGGCCGAACATCATGAGCGGCTATCTTCATCAACCGGAACTGACGGAAAAGGTTCTCCACGACGGTTGGTACACCACGGGTGACGTGGGATACATCGACGAAGATGGATTTGTGTTCATCACCGGTCGCCAAAGCCGCTTTTCGAAGATCGGCGGAGAAATGGTTCCACATATTCAAGTCGAGGAAGCGATTCTCCAAATCGTTGGAGACAACGAAGGAGTTTTGAATGTCGGCGTTGCTGGGGTCCCCGATGAAAAGAAGGGGGAACGCTTGGTTGTTCTACATACCGAGATCTCCAAGACACCCGCCGAGATTTGCAAAGAACTGTCCAGTATGGGACTTCCGAATCTGTTCATCCCTTCCCCTGATAGTTTTATCCGCGTCGACGCGATTCCCATTTTGGGGACAGGCAAACTCGATCTCCGAGGTCTCCAACAACTCGCCCGCGACAAAGCGGATAGTTAA
- a CDS encoding neutral/alkaline non-lysosomal ceramidase N-terminal domain-containing protein, protein MPDSHLRQVCRSHPALSKSLPFALSILLLAISFPIPAVTAAEKWLAGAAKEEITPTEPVRLSGYAVRTQSTSAVADPLHVRALYLEHSGSKPLMLVSLDAIGIAPAMTDQITAYAEREFKIARAEIAICTTHSHSAPHLDGAITNLYTVPQTPDEVEATKRYTAMVVEKTKAAMKGAWERRAAAIVQHGDDHAGFAKNRRNVKSASVVGSTESNDGPVDQTVRILKVTREDGSPLAVAFQYACHCTTISPDLNQVSADWAGLAATAIETDWKGAIALPIIGTGADANPNPRGSYENAKAHGKELADSVLRGLQSELKQVPAPTTVTFAYTGLEFERPSRNKLQEMLESKTYQERNFAKSMQDILKKKDRIPESYPAPAHLWTFGNELAWIFLGGEVVVDFQIRFERELNQFANVWVAAYTDDVFAYVASERVRSEGGYEVDSSMLYYNQPGRWVSGTEDKWVRAVLDLQRQKRSMEQPLSAEEGLRNIQVPTGWRVDQLAAEPLVEDPINVSFGPDGRVWIVEMGDYPSGGERRGRVKWLRDNDGDGTLDESHVFLDNLDFPAGVQAWRDGVIVACAPEVFFARDRDGDGKADERDVILSGFPETNPQHRVYGFTYGLDHRLYFGAGDGAREVLLHKLDGSTETVSVEGVDLALDPDRRTLTQESGETQFIRSQDAWGNWFGNNNSHPIYHFTIDRFWKEGNTPLPRSLYQYVTNPPSTPQVFPLSLPLDRFNDPYTANRFTSACSTIFNSSPGSGDGMQGAAIVCESVHNLVARFQMKPDGVSFKATRFPEDAQSEWVRSDDPWFRPVRVVNAPDGTVWVVDMYRRVIEHPTWIPEEWLARLDVRAGQDRGRLYRVYREDFKPAPLQNFHGMKRSTSEWIGLLGNDNQTVAEMAQQQMLWYAEERPELKDQLKMELRSAANAKARLRIFNMLHYLGALNDDDWATVLSAPEAGLVDYALRTVAREKLSRPGIDASLGLLCRREDVVSSPAHTKHLFLASLHSPAVQPAQLAELLALHTKVAGWDTLAIFVPDARVDTLTQALLNRSDVLLTKIVDRLMPRISTRMQSELVDTIRNYRGDRPAWHYLIAQRNRSNQKNAKQEELDLYARLKVDAKSALHSATANRDTRLAALDFYWNSLSEAETKERESLLELASTQSDQSFSDEILSRLLEQGKGYWSSMIQQSSPQSDWNQRVAATFLSRPKSALWWLDRAIAREISIDQILPSQIESLREQPDPEIKKRVLTLFGPDDRTNRQEIIASLIGNWPKETDRESGKALFLQHCAACHAERELGGEKIPAIGPPLTGLNHWTNDAWVTSIIDPSRSVDTKYKRVSYRTEDDEILSGLKVRETDQSIEIIGTDGRIRAIERSRIAEEKESNLSLMPDGFEKSLDAQQIANLIKYLRSSE, encoded by the coding sequence ATGCCTGATTCCCACCTGCGACAGGTCTGTCGCTCCCACCCCGCCCTTTCGAAATCCCTGCCGTTTGCTCTGTCGATCTTGCTGCTAGCGATTTCATTCCCGATTCCCGCTGTGACCGCAGCGGAGAAGTGGCTTGCCGGTGCTGCCAAGGAAGAGATCACTCCAACCGAACCGGTCCGCTTGAGCGGTTACGCAGTCCGCACTCAGTCGACGTCCGCTGTGGCGGATCCCTTACACGTCCGAGCTCTCTATCTCGAACACTCCGGTAGCAAGCCGCTTATGTTGGTTTCCTTGGACGCGATCGGAATCGCTCCAGCAATGACCGATCAAATCACGGCGTACGCCGAACGAGAATTCAAAATAGCCAGAGCCGAAATCGCGATCTGCACAACCCATTCGCACTCCGCCCCTCACTTGGATGGCGCGATTACGAACCTTTACACCGTCCCGCAAACTCCCGATGAAGTCGAGGCGACCAAACGTTACACGGCGATGGTCGTAGAGAAAACCAAAGCCGCCATGAAAGGGGCTTGGGAGCGTCGAGCTGCCGCGATCGTGCAGCATGGAGACGATCACGCAGGTTTTGCGAAGAATCGCCGCAACGTGAAGTCTGCCTCGGTCGTAGGATCCACCGAATCCAACGACGGGCCAGTGGACCAAACGGTGCGAATTCTCAAGGTTACGAGAGAGGATGGAAGCCCGCTCGCCGTTGCATTTCAATATGCATGCCATTGCACCACGATTTCACCGGATTTGAACCAAGTCAGCGCGGATTGGGCAGGGCTCGCAGCCACTGCAATCGAAACGGATTGGAAAGGGGCCATCGCCCTCCCCATTATCGGTACAGGTGCCGATGCAAATCCCAATCCACGAGGCAGCTATGAAAACGCAAAAGCCCACGGCAAGGAACTGGCGGACTCCGTTCTGCGTGGTCTTCAAAGCGAATTAAAACAAGTCCCTGCACCGACGACGGTCACCTTTGCCTACACAGGGCTTGAGTTTGAACGGCCCAGTCGCAACAAGCTTCAGGAGATGCTGGAGAGCAAAACCTATCAAGAAAGAAATTTTGCGAAGTCGATGCAGGACATTCTGAAAAAGAAGGATCGCATCCCGGAATCGTATCCAGCGCCAGCCCATCTCTGGACCTTTGGCAACGAATTGGCTTGGATCTTCCTCGGCGGCGAAGTCGTGGTGGATTTTCAAATTCGCTTTGAACGGGAATTGAATCAATTTGCGAATGTTTGGGTAGCCGCCTACACCGACGACGTCTTCGCTTACGTTGCTTCGGAGCGAGTGCGTTCCGAAGGGGGCTACGAAGTGGACAGTTCCATGTTGTATTACAACCAACCGGGTCGCTGGGTATCGGGAACAGAAGATAAATGGGTCCGAGCAGTGCTCGATCTGCAGCGTCAAAAGCGGTCGATGGAGCAACCGCTTTCCGCAGAAGAAGGCCTCAGAAATATTCAGGTTCCAACAGGATGGCGAGTGGATCAGCTAGCCGCCGAACCGCTGGTTGAAGATCCGATCAACGTGAGCTTCGGACCCGATGGTCGCGTTTGGATCGTGGAAATGGGGGATTATCCCAGCGGGGGCGAGAGACGCGGACGCGTGAAGTGGCTGCGCGACAATGACGGGGATGGAACGCTCGATGAAAGCCATGTCTTCTTGGATAATCTGGACTTCCCAGCGGGCGTGCAAGCCTGGAGAGATGGGGTGATCGTTGCGTGCGCACCGGAAGTCTTCTTCGCACGCGATCGGGATGGCGATGGGAAAGCAGACGAACGTGATGTCATTCTATCCGGCTTTCCGGAAACTAATCCGCAACACCGTGTATACGGGTTTACCTATGGTTTGGACCATCGACTTTACTTTGGAGCCGGGGATGGAGCACGGGAAGTTCTCCTCCACAAATTGGACGGATCGACAGAAACCGTTTCCGTGGAAGGAGTGGATCTGGCACTGGATCCCGATCGACGGACCTTGACGCAAGAATCGGGAGAGACACAGTTCATTCGCAGCCAAGACGCTTGGGGCAATTGGTTTGGCAATAACAACAGTCATCCCATCTACCACTTCACCATCGACCGATTTTGGAAAGAAGGGAACACACCCCTCCCCAGATCCCTTTATCAATACGTCACCAATCCTCCTAGCACCCCCCAAGTCTTTCCGCTTAGTCTGCCTCTCGATCGTTTCAATGACCCCTACACGGCGAATCGATTCACATCGGCATGCAGCACCATATTCAACTCGAGCCCTGGTTCGGGGGACGGCATGCAAGGAGCCGCAATCGTTTGTGAAAGCGTCCATAATCTCGTGGCACGATTTCAAATGAAACCGGACGGCGTGAGTTTCAAAGCGACTCGTTTCCCCGAAGATGCACAATCCGAATGGGTACGCAGCGATGATCCCTGGTTCCGGCCCGTTCGCGTTGTCAACGCGCCGGATGGAACGGTGTGGGTCGTCGACATGTACCGCCGTGTCATCGAACATCCCACTTGGATTCCCGAGGAATGGCTTGCTCGACTCGATGTGCGTGCCGGTCAAGACCGTGGGCGTCTGTATCGAGTCTACCGCGAAGATTTCAAGCCCGCTCCGCTCCAGAATTTCCATGGAATGAAGCGATCGACATCCGAATGGATCGGCCTTCTCGGGAACGACAATCAGACCGTGGCGGAAATGGCCCAGCAACAGATGCTGTGGTATGCCGAAGAACGTCCTGAGTTAAAGGACCAATTGAAAATGGAGCTGCGGTCGGCGGCCAACGCCAAGGCGCGACTTCGAATTTTCAACATGCTGCACTATCTCGGCGCTTTGAATGATGACGATTGGGCAACCGTTTTATCTGCTCCTGAGGCGGGCCTTGTCGACTATGCGTTGCGAACGGTCGCGAGAGAAAAACTCTCCAGGCCGGGAATCGATGCGTCCTTGGGACTCCTATGCAGACGGGAAGATGTGGTGAGTTCGCCCGCTCACACCAAACACTTGTTCCTCGCTTCGCTCCATAGCCCAGCGGTCCAACCGGCCCAGTTAGCAGAATTGCTGGCGTTGCATACGAAGGTCGCTGGTTGGGATACATTGGCGATCTTCGTGCCCGATGCTCGGGTCGATACTCTCACGCAAGCCTTGCTCAATCGATCCGACGTCTTGCTCACGAAGATCGTGGATAGGTTGATGCCCCGTATCTCAACCCGCATGCAGTCGGAGCTTGTGGATACCATACGCAACTATCGCGGAGATCGTCCCGCCTGGCACTATCTCATTGCACAGCGGAACCGTTCGAATCAAAAGAATGCCAAACAAGAAGAACTGGATCTGTATGCTCGATTGAAAGTGGATGCCAAAAGTGCCTTGCATTCGGCCACAGCAAATCGGGATACTCGGTTGGCCGCTCTCGATTTCTATTGGAACTCCCTATCAGAGGCTGAAACCAAAGAACGGGAATCGCTTCTCGAGTTAGCTTCGACGCAATCAGACCAATCGTTCTCCGATGAAATATTGAGTCGGCTACTGGAGCAAGGGAAAGGCTATTGGAGTTCGATGATTCAACAATCGAGCCCCCAAAGCGATTGGAACCAGCGTGTCGCGGCGACTTTCCTGTCGCGGCCGAAATCAGCGCTCTGGTGGCTGGATCGAGCGATCGCTCGAGAGATTTCGATCGACCAAATTCTTCCAAGTCAAATTGAGAGTCTTCGAGAACAACCGGATCCTGAGATCAAGAAACGTGTTCTCACCTTGTTTGGCCCCGATGACCGGACCAATCGACAAGAGATCATCGCCTCCCTCATCGGGAACTGGCCAAAGGAAACCGATCGCGAGTCAGGCAAAGCTCTCTTTCTGCAGCACTGCGCTGCCTGTCACGCAGAACGAGAATTAGGAGGGGAGAAGATCCCAGCGATTGGTCCCCCTCTAACGGGCTTGAACCATTGGACCAATGACGCATGGGTCACGTCGATTATCGATCCAAGCCGTTCGGTGGATACCAAATACAAACGAGTCAGCTACCGAACGGAGGACGACGAGATCCTATCAGGATTGAAAGTCCGCGAGACGGACCAATCTATTGAGATCATTGGAACCGACGGTCGTATTCGAGCGATTGAGCGAAGCCGAATCGCGGAGGAAAAGGAATCGAACCTGTCACTCATGCCGGATGGTTTCGAAAAATCCCTCGATGCCCAGCAAATCGCGAATTTGATCAAGTATTTACGCAGCTCGGAATAG
- the rarD gene encoding EamA family transporter RarD, protein MFGIKAGYWQAVCAYALWGIFPLYWKALRHVNPVEVICHRIVWSLLTLVLFVTVLRQWSSIREVLLDARRMLLCSLAAVLISINWLVFIWAVSNDFVIDSSLGYFINPLLTVMLAVLLFRERITGLQWSAILLAFAGVAIMTIDGGRFPWVAFLLSTSFASYAAVKKKTTLPAISGLGMETAILAPVAIGLIGYFQLSQGTAAERSNWDWALLVLGGPVTTLPLVLFASAAKSVPLVAMGMLQYVGPTLQFLIAKILFGEDLSLGKWVGFVLVWLALLLFTWGTILLEKRKAANAAMG, encoded by the coding sequence ATGTTTGGTATCAAAGCGGGGTATTGGCAGGCCGTTTGCGCGTATGCGCTTTGGGGAATCTTTCCTCTTTACTGGAAGGCACTCCGGCATGTGAATCCGGTGGAGGTCATCTGCCATCGGATCGTTTGGTCCCTGCTGACCCTCGTTCTGTTCGTCACCGTGCTTCGGCAATGGTCAAGCATCCGCGAAGTGCTCCTCGACGCACGACGCATGCTCCTTTGCAGTCTCGCCGCCGTACTCATCAGCATCAACTGGCTCGTGTTCATCTGGGCCGTGAGCAACGATTTTGTCATCGACAGTAGTTTAGGATATTTCATCAATCCGTTGCTCACGGTCATGTTGGCCGTACTCCTCTTCCGCGAGCGGATCACGGGACTGCAATGGAGCGCGATTCTTCTCGCGTTTGCAGGAGTAGCCATCATGACCATCGATGGAGGACGTTTCCCATGGGTCGCCTTCCTCTTGTCCACCTCGTTCGCTAGTTACGCTGCGGTAAAAAAGAAGACCACTCTTCCCGCTATCTCCGGGCTGGGAATGGAGACTGCGATTCTGGCTCCCGTTGCGATTGGGTTGATCGGGTACTTTCAGTTGTCTCAAGGCACGGCTGCGGAGCGTTCGAACTGGGATTGGGCACTTTTGGTGCTGGGGGGACCCGTCACGACTTTACCATTGGTGCTGTTTGCGTCGGCCGCCAAATCGGTTCCGTTGGTCGCGATGGGGATGCTACAGTACGTGGGGCCGACCTTGCAGTTTTTGATTGCCAAGATCCTCTTCGGCGAGGACCTGAGCTTGGGGAAATGGGTTGGGTTCGTATTGGTTTGGTTGGCTCTACTGCTATTCACCTGGGGAACGATCCTTTTAGAGAAACGGAAAGCGGCGAACGCAGCGATGGGTTAG